Proteins from a single region of Apium graveolens cultivar Ventura chromosome 7, ASM990537v1, whole genome shotgun sequence:
- the LOC141670896 gene encoding cytochrome P450 71AU50-like — MAWILIFLAVVLLAYLKQSWSKKKLERRLPPGPKSIPVLGHLHLIGKNPHQDMQKLSEKHGPIMYLQFGFVRNIIVSSPEAAKQFLKDHDINFASRPPHEAAKYISYDQRNLSFGAYGPYWRNMRKLCTLELLSSVKINSFKSMRKEEIGLLVDSIEDAARKGVTVDLSDVVASMSADISCRMIFGKKYVDNEIDEKGFKVVIQEGMQLAAIPNLGNFFPYLSLLDLQGLTKRMKAVAKVFDKFLEKILDEHATTKDPGQTKDFVDTMLDIMKSGVAEFEFDRTHIKAVLLDMLAAAVDTAATTVDWTMSELLKHPHIMEKVQNELAEVVGMNKMVEESDLGSLEYLDMVIKEVFRLHPVAPLLIPHHSVEDCEIDGFFIPKKTTVMVNIYAIGRDPKVWTDAEIFAPERFVGSNIDLLGRDFELIPFGSGRRGCPGIQLGLLMVRLVVAQLVHCFDWTLPYGMKPSELDMTEEFGLVVTRANHLKATPSRRLHLN; from the exons ATGGCTTGGATATTAATATTTCTTGCAGTGGTTCTCCTTGCTTACCTTAAGCAATCATGGTCCAAGAAGAAACTTGAAAGACGACTACCACCTGGTCCGAAAAGCATTCCTGTTTTGGGGCACCTTCATCTAATAGGCAAAAATCCTCACCAGGATATGCAAAAACTATCGGAGAAACATGGACCTATCATGTACCTGCAGTTTGGATTTGTTCGTAACATCATAGTTTCATCCCCAGAAGCAGCTAAGCAGTTTTTAAAAGATCATGATATTAATTTTGCTAGTAGGCCGCCTCATGAAGCTGCTAAGTACATATCTTATGATCAGCGAAACTTGTCATTTGGCGCCTACGGTCCTTATTGGCGCAACATGCGTAAACTGTGCACCTTAGAGTTGCTTAGTAGTGTTAAAATCAATTCATTTAAGTCCATGAGAAAGGAAGAGATTGGACTGTTGGTGGATAGCATTGAAGATGCAGCTCGGAAAGGTGTTACAGTTGATCTTAGCGATGTAGTTGCGTCTATGAGTGCAGATATCAGTTGCCGGATGATATTTGGTAAAAAATACGTAGATAATGAAATTGATGAGAAGGGATTTAAAGTAGTGATTCAAGAGGGAATGCAGTTGGCAGCAATTCCTAATCTTGGCAATTTCTTTCCTTATCTTAGCCTACTTGATCTTCAGGGACTCACGAAGAGAATGAAGGCTGTTGCTAAGGTATTTGATAAGTTTTTGGAGAAGATTCTTGATGAACATGCAACAACGAAGGACCCCGGACAAACAAAGGACTTTGTCGATACTATGTTAGACATCATGAAATCAGGAGTAGCTGAGTTTGAGTTTGATCGCACCCACATCAAGGCTGTTCTACTG GACATGCTTGCTGCTGCAGTGGATACTGCCGCCACAACTGTAGACTGGACGATGTCTGAGCTTCTGAAACATCCACATATCATGGAAAAAGTCCAGAACGAATTGGCTGAAGTAGTTGGAATGAACAAGATGGTTGAGGAGTCAGATTTAGGGAGTTTAGAATATCTAGACATGGTAATAAAAGAAGTCTTTAGACTGCATCCAGTGGCACCGCTATTAATCCCTCATCACTCTGTAGAAGACTGTGAAATCGATGGTTTTTTTATACCAAAAAAGACCACAGTCATGGTTAACATATACGCTATTGGCAGAGACCCTAAGGTATGGACTGACGCAGAAATTTTTGCACCAGAAAGGTTTGTTGGGAGTAATATCGATCTCCTAGGACGTGACTTTGAACTTATTCCATTTGGCTCTGGAAGAAGAGGGTGCCCCGGGATACAGTTGGGGCTCCTCATGGTTCGCCTAGTTGTTGCACAACTCGTGCATTGTTTTGATTGGACACTTCCTTATGGTATGAAGCCATCGGAGTTGGACATGACAGAGGAGTTTGGACTTGTCGTTACAAGAGCTAATCACCTAAAAGCTACTCCGTCTCGTCGCCTTCATTTAAATTAG